The segment ACGGCCGGTGGCTATGGCGCGGGGGATCCACCCGATCCCATCCCGAACTCGGAAGTGAAAACCCGCTGCGCGGATGGTACTGCCGGGGCCACCCGGTGGGAGAGTACGGCGCCGCCGGCCAACTATCACAGCAACGCCCGCTTCGATCAGCGATGATCCGAGGCGGGCGTTGCTGTTTCTGTTGCGGTGAATCCAGCTTCATCTCGAATCTGGAAAAGGATTTATCTCACGCAGAGTCAGCAGGGTCAGCAGAGAGAAAACCGCTGTTCCTGCTGACCCTTCGGATGTCGGCGCGACCATGGTTCCCGCCGATCCTTCCCTCGCTAGGAGCCTCGAAGGAAGGGGGGGAGCGGAGACCTACGCGCGGAGCTTTGACATCCTCCGGGACGGGCACGATCAGTATACGGCGTCGCTGCTGGTGGCCAGGATCACGACCACGATGGCGGCGGCGGCGATGCCGAGGAAAATCAGGGTCCTGGACGCTGCGCTCGCGGAGCGGGAATCCGCGGCGCTCGTCACGGCGAACGGCGTCGACGCATCGGCCGGGCGATCGATCGAGAGCGCAGGGGCGGGTGCGTGGAGGACCGGATTGTCGGCGGAGACGACGGCGCGCGGATAGGGTTGCGGCGCCGGCGGGGCGGGGTGGCAGGCGATCAGCGCGGTGCCCAGAAGCATGGGGCCGGTACGGATCGGGAGCTTCATGGCGAGACCTCCGGACGCAGGGTCGAAGTGCGGACTCGCGGCGAGGGGGCGTCGCTGATGCACGGTCGCTCCGCGGCACCGGGGATGTCAAGCAAACATCAGCGGGTGCGACGGATGCGTGAGGGATGCGCGCCCGGAGGGCCGGGAACCCGGCGGGGCGGCCGGCGAAGATGCCCGCCGATCGAGCCGGCATGGCGGGGGTGACGAATCCGCCGGGGGCCCGGCGCGGTTGGGCACAGTTGTATCGTGCCCTACCGCGCGCGCAGCCCGGCCCGGAGCGAAGCGGAGGGACACGCCCAGATCTCGCAGTTCAAATGGATCCGCTCGGCAGAGCGCGGCGTAAGTGGTGGTCGCGCCCATCGTGGCGCCTTGCTGCTACTCGTCCGGGTGGCAGCTTGCGCGGCGACGCATGGGACACCATCATCCGCATCGGCAGGTGTCCTTCCCTCCCTCCGGACGTCACGGAGCACCCCCTCATGTCCTCGCGTCTCGCGGACCGGCTCAGCGCCCTGCGGCGCCAGCGGTTCGTGGGCCGGGAAGACGAGCGGACCCTCTTCCGCTTCGCGCTTTCGGCCCCGACTCCCCCGTTCAACGTTCTCCATCTCGTGGGTCCCGGCGGCGTGGGGAAGACCACGCTGCTGCGCGAGTTCGCCGGCGAGGCCGAGCGCGCCGGCGCGGCCGCCTGGCAGCTGGACGCGCGCAACCTGGACCCGTCTCCCGACGCGTTCCAGGCGGCGCTTGCGGCGGCCATGGGGCTGCCGCCCGGCGCCGGCGCCGTCGAGGCGATCTCCGCGCGCGGCGGGCGGCAGGTGATCCTGGTCGACACCTACGAGCTGCTGCGCCCGCTGGACGCGTGGCTGCGGCAGGAGCTCCTTCCGCAGCTCCCCGAGAGCACCATCACCGTGCTCGCGGGGCGCGAGCCGCCGGCGGCCGCGTGGCGCGAGGAATGGCAGTCGCTGGCGCGCACGGTCAATCTCCGCAACCTCGATCCCGACGACGTGCGCGACTACCTGGCCCGGAGGGGCGTGGAGCCGGAGCGCTTCCGGGCGGTGCTCGAGGCCACGCGCGGTCATCCGCTCGCGCTCACCCTGGTGGCCGACGTGCTGGAGCAGCGCCCCGGGCAGGCGTTCCACCTGGCCGACGCGCCGGACGTGATCCGCACGCTGCTCGAGCGCTTCGTGCAGAAGGTGCCCAGCCCGCGCCACCGCATGGCGCTGGAGGCGTGCGCGCTCCTGCGGCTGACGACGGAGTCGCTGCTGGCGGAGGTGCTGGAGCCGGAGGACGCGCACGAGCTGTTCGAGTGGCTGCGCGAGCTGAGCTTCGTCGATTCCGGGCCGCTGGGGCTGTTCCCGCACGACCTGGCGCGCGAGGCGCTGTCGGCCGACCTGCGCTGGCGCAACCCCGAGCGCTACGCCGACCTGCACGACCGCGCGCGGGCGTACTACAACCGCCGCCTGCAGCAGACGCACGGCGCCGAGCAGCAGCGGGTGCTGAGCGACTACATGTACCTGCACCGCGACAACCCGATCGTGAAGCCCTTCATCGACTGGGCGGAGCAGGGGACGGCGGTGCCGGTGCCGCTGTCGGACGAGGACCGGCCGGTGCTGCTGGAGATGGTGGCGCGGCACGAGGGCGCCGGCGCGGCACGGATCGCGGAGCACTGGTTCGCGCGGCAGCCGGAGAACGTGATGGTGATCCGGGGGACGCACCACGAGCCGAGCGGCTTCCTCTTACTGCTGCGGCTGGAAGAGGCCACCGCGGAGGACCGGCGCGCCGATCCGGCCGCGGACCGCGCGCTCGCCTGGCTGGAGCGCAACGCGCCGCTGCGCCGCGGCGAGCGGGCGACGCACTTCCGCTTCTGGATGGACGGCGAGCAGCACCAGGCGGTGTCGGCCACACAGAGCTTGGCGTTCCTGAAGATCGCGCAGCACTACCTCACCACGCCGGGGCTCGCGTTCACCTTCCTTCCCGTGGCGGACGCGGAGTTCTGGGCGCCGTTCTTCGCGTACATCGACCTGTTCACCGTCCCCGAAGCGGACTACGACTCGGGGGAGCGGCGGATGACGGTGTTCTGTCACGACTGGCGCGCGGTGCCGCCGATGATCTGGCTGGAGATCCTGGCGCGCCGCGAGTTGGACGCCACACCGCCGGAAGCGCAGTCCGCGCCAGCGGCCGCGGCGGGGCCGGCGGCCGGACAGGTCGCGGTGCTCAGCGAGGCCGCGTTCGCGGAGGCGGTGCATGACGCGCTGAAGGAGTACGCGCGGCCGCGCGAGCTGCGGAAGAACCCGCTGCTGCGCTCGCGCGCGGTGCTGGCGCGGATGGAGATGGAAGCGACGGACGCGGAGCGGGTGCCGGTGCTGCAGGCGCTGCTGCGCGAGGCCGCGGAGCCGCTGAAGGACGCGCCGAAGCTGCGGAAGCTGTGGGACGCGCTGCACCTGGCGTACTTCGAGCCGGCGCCCAGCCAGGAGAAGGCGGCGCAGCGGCTGTACGTGAGCTTCAGCACCTTCCGCCGTCATCTCAAGGCGGCCGAGGAGCAGGTCGCCGAGGCGCTCTGGCAGTTAGAAATCGGTGTGGGGGACGAGTCGGCGTAACTACTATATCTCACGCAGAGAAGCAGAGGCAGCAGAGGTGAGTTTCTCTGCTTCCTCTGCTCCTCTGCGTGAGAAA is part of the Longimicrobium sp. genome and harbors:
- a CDS encoding AAA family ATPase, encoding MSSRLADRLSALRRQRFVGREDERTLFRFALSAPTPPFNVLHLVGPGGVGKTTLLREFAGEAERAGAAAWQLDARNLDPSPDAFQAALAAAMGLPPGAGAVEAISARGGRQVILVDTYELLRPLDAWLRQELLPQLPESTITVLAGREPPAAAWREEWQSLARTVNLRNLDPDDVRDYLARRGVEPERFRAVLEATRGHPLALTLVADVLEQRPGQAFHLADAPDVIRTLLERFVQKVPSPRHRMALEACALLRLTTESLLAEVLEPEDAHELFEWLRELSFVDSGPLGLFPHDLAREALSADLRWRNPERYADLHDRARAYYNRRLQQTHGAEQQRVLSDYMYLHRDNPIVKPFIDWAEQGTAVPVPLSDEDRPVLLEMVARHEGAGAARIAEHWFARQPENVMVIRGTHHEPSGFLLLLRLEEATAEDRRADPAADRALAWLERNAPLRRGERATHFRFWMDGEQHQAVSATQSLAFLKIAQHYLTTPGLAFTFLPVADAEFWAPFFAYIDLFTVPEADYDSGERRMTVFCHDWRAVPPMIWLEILARRELDATPPEAQSAPAAAAGPAAGQVAVLSEAAFAEAVHDALKEYARPRELRKNPLLRSRAVLARMEMEATDAERVPVLQALLREAAEPLKDAPKLRKLWDALHLAYFEPAPSQEKAAQRLYVSFSTFRRHLKAAEEQVAEALWQLEIGVGDESA